A DNA window from Hordeum vulgare subsp. vulgare chromosome 1H, MorexV3_pseudomolecules_assembly, whole genome shotgun sequence contains the following coding sequences:
- the LOC123405430 gene encoding bidirectional sugar transporter SWEET14-like, translated as MGGLSAQHPWAFTFGLLGNVISFMTYLAPLPTFYRIYKNKSTQGFQSVPYVVALFSAMLWIYYALLKSDEYLLITINTAGCVIETIYIVLYLAYAPKQARLFTAKILLLLNVGVFGLILLLTLLLTAGERRVVMLGWVCVGFSVCVFVAPLSVIRLVVRTRSVEFMPFSLSLSLTASAVVWFLYGLLIKDKYVALPNILGFAFGVIQMGLYALYRNATPIPAPKEMDAPESEDGAVKAPEHVVNIAKLGTAAAAIELNTNHPVEPPPPMKEGTAKACATGEKLDKATHVEQV; from the exons ATGGGTGGCCTCTCTGCTCAGCACCCATGGGCCTTTACCTTCGGCCTCCTAG GCAACGTCATCTCCTTCATGACCTACCTGGCCCCACT GCCGACGTTCTACCGGATCTACAAAAACAAGTCGACGCAGGGATTCCAGTCGGTGCCTTACGTGGTGGCGCTCTTCAGCGCCATGCTCTGGATCTACTACGCGCTGCTCAAGTCCGACGAGTACctcctcatcaccatcaacaccgCCGGCTGCGTCATCGAGACCATCTACATCGTCCTCTACCTGGCCTACGCGCCCAAGCAGGCCAGGCTCTTCACCGCcaagatcctcctcctcctcaacgtCGGCGTCTTcggcctcatcctcctcctcacccTGCTTCTCACGGCCGGCGAGAGGCGCGTCGTCATGCTCGGATGGGTCTGCGTAGGCTTCTCCGTCTGCGTCTTCGTCGCGCCCCTCAGCGTCATC CGTCTTGTGGTGCGCACCCGGAGCGTggagttcatgcccttctccctctccctctccctcaccgCCAGCGCCGTCGTCTGGTTCCTCTACGGCCTCCTCATCAAGGACAAATATGTCGCC CTGCCCAACATTTTAGGGTTCGCTTTCGGGGTGATCCAGATGGGGCTCTACGCACTCTACCGCAACGCCACGCCCATACCGGCGCCCAAGGAGATGGACGCCCCCGAATCTGAAGATGGTGCCGTCAAGGCGCCCGAGCACGTCGTCAACATCGCTAAGCTCGGCACGGCGGCGGCAGCCATCGAGCTCAACACAAACCACCCcgtcgagccgccgccgcccatgAAGGAGGGGACGGCCAAGGCATGTGCCACCGGCGAGAAGCTTGACAAGGCAACCCATGTCGAGCAAGTCTAG
- the LOC123397355 gene encoding defensin Tm-AMP-D1.2-like, giving the protein MALSRRRMAASVLLVLVLLVATEMGATRVKMAGARDCVSQSHNFKGACLSSSNCAAVCRTENFPGGECHTPHVERKCFCKRPC; this is encoded by the exons ATGGCGCTCTCTCGTCGTCGCATGGCGGCGTCCGTCCTCCTCGTGCTGGTCCTCCTCGTCGCCACAG AGATGGGGGCGACGAGGGTGAAGATGGCGGGGGCGCGGGATTGCGTGTCGCAGAGCCACAATTTCAAGGGTGCATGCCTCAGCAGCAGCAACTGCGCCGCCGTCTGCCGCACCGAAAACTTCCCCGGCGGCGAGTGCCACACGCCGCACGTCGAGCGCAAGTGCTTCTGCAAGAGGCCCTGCTAG